Genomic window (Gemmatimonadaceae bacterium):
TATGAGTGTTCGTCGCCAGAACTGGACTGGGTGGTCGAGCACTGCGTGGCGCGCATCGGGATCGACGGGGCACGCCTCACGGGCGCTGGCTGGGGCGGGTGCGCGATTGTCGTTGGTGATGCCAAGGTCCTGGGCGAATTCTCCCACGAACTCGCCGAGACGTTCGAACTGTCGTGGGGGCGCCCACCGCGCACCTGGCTCACGTCGCCGGACGGGGGAGCGCGCATCGAGCGCTAGTCGTCGCGACGTACGGTGGGTGCAGACGTGCGTCGCCTTGTTGGACGCTGGGCGCGACGGCTATACTTCGCGTCGCGCGGGAATAGCTCAGTTGGTAGAGCACAACCTTGCCAAGGTTGGGGTCGCGGGTTCGAGTCCCGTTTCCCGCTCTGAGAACGGCAGAAGACGAGAAGCCTTCCCCAACGAAGGCTGGGGACGAGAAGACGAGAAGACGAGATGTCAGGGCGTGCGCCGCTTGACTCGTCTTCTCGTCTTCTCATGTCCCGACACCGTCGGGACCTCTCGTCTTCTCGACTTCGCGCGCGGGTGGCGAAATGGTAGACGCGGGGGACTTAAAATCCCCTTCGGGCAACCGAGTGCGGGTTCGAGTCCCGCCCCGCGCATCACGCACGACGCATCACGCACGACGCATCACGCACGACGCATCGCGCACGACGCATCGCGCACGACGCATCACGCGCTCGCACCCCTGACAGCGGTTCCCGCTACACTATCGATCATGGTTGACGTTGTCGCGCTTGCCGCCGAGTTGATGGCCATCGAATCGCCGACGGCGCTCGAAGCGAAGGTAGTGGACTACGTCTCCCGTTGGCTCGTGGCCCGCGGGTGGAACGTCACGGTCCAGGAAGTCACGCCGGGACGAGGCAACGTGTGGGCCTCGCGCGCCGGTGGTGGTGTGACGCTCTCCACGCACCTGGATACGGTGCCGCCATACGTGGCGCCGCGACTCGACCACGATCGCCTGTACGGCCGCGGGGCCTGCGACGCGAAGGGAATCGCCGCCGCGATGCTCGCTGCCGGTGCGGCACTCGCCGAGGCGGGCGAGGATCGCGTGGACCTGCTCTTCGTCGTCGGGGAGGAGAAGGGTTCCGACGGCGCACGCGCCGCCAACCGACTCCCCGCGACCTCGCGATTCCTCGTGAATGGCGAGCCGACGGAGTCGAGGCTCGCCGTCGGCTGCAAGGGATCGCTGCGCGTCCACCTGCGCACCCGCGGGCGCGAGGCGCACTCGGCCTATCCGCATCTCGGGCAATCGGCCATCGAGCCCATGCTCGAACTGCTGCCGTCGCTCAAGTCGCTCGACTGGCCCACCGACGAGCGGCTCGGCGACACCACGGTCAACATCGGGACGATTCGTGGCGGGACGGAAGCGAACATCATTCCCGGCAATTGCGAGGTGGAGTTGATGTTCCGCCTCGTGGGCCCGGTCGACGTGGTCAAGGCGCAACTGGAGCGGTGGGTGGACGGGCGGGCCGAGATCACGTACGGATCGCACATCCCCGCGCAGTTCTTCCATACCATCGGCGGGTTCGAGACGTCGCCGGTGGCCTATACCTCGGATATCCCGCTGCTCGACCGATGGGGCACACCGCTCCTCTTCGGCCCGGGCTCGATCCACGTTGCGCACACGCCTGACGAGTACATCGACGTCGCGGAACTTCGCGCCGCCGTCGAACACTATCAGCGGCTGGTGCGCGCCCTACTGGACACATGATGGCGCAGTCCTCGACCATGCCGGCTCGCAAGTGGCCGGTTGCCGTGCTGGGTGCCACCGGCGCCGTCGGCCAGACGTTCATCCGCCTCCTCCAGGGTCATCCCTGGTTCTACGTCGCCGAAGTGGCGGCGTCCGAGCGTTCGGCGGGTAAGTCATACGCCGAGGCCACGCGCTGGATCGAAGGGACCATGCCCACCGACGTCGCGGCGCTGACGGTGCGCAACTGCGACGCGTCCGAGGTCTCCTCGCGCATCGTCTTCTCCGCGCTGGACTCCAACGTCGCCGGCGAGGTGGAGGGAGCGTTCGCACGCAGCGGGGCGCTCGTCCTCTCCAACGCGAAGAACTATCGCATGGAAGCGGACGTCCCGCTCGTCATCCCCGAGGTGAATGCGTCGCACCTCGCGCTCCTGCCCGTGCAACGCCGCAACCGAGGCTTTGCGCCCACCGGCGGTATCGTCACGAACGCCAACTGCGCCGCGACCATGGCGACGATGGCGCTCGCGCCCCTGCACGAGGCGTTTGGGCTCGACAAGGTCTTCGCCACCACCATGCAGGCAATCTCGGGCGCCGGGTATCCCGGCGTCC
Coding sequences:
- the asd gene encoding aspartate-semialdehyde dehydrogenase, encoding MAQSSTMPARKWPVAVLGATGAVGQTFIRLLQGHPWFYVAEVAASERSAGKSYAEATRWIEGTMPTDVAALTVRNCDASEVSSRIVFSALDSNVAGEVEGAFARSGALVLSNAKNYRMEADVPLVIPEVNASHLALLPVQRRNRGFAPTGGIVTNANCAATMATMALAPLHEAFGLDKVFATTMQAISGAGYPGVPSLDILGNVIPYIGDEEPKIEREMNKMLGRFSGQGVDVAPFTVSAHANRVATENGHMVCLSVSFLKKATADEALAALRAWRGEAVVHGLPSAPTFPLVVTDAADRPQTRRDVGAGRGMTVTVGRVRPDPIFDVKLVALGHNTIRGAAGGSILNAEVLAAQGAFDTA
- a CDS encoding M20/M25/M40 family metallo-hydrolase, whose amino-acid sequence is MVDVVALAAELMAIESPTALEAKVVDYVSRWLVARGWNVTVQEVTPGRGNVWASRAGGGVTLSTHLDTVPPYVAPRLDHDRLYGRGACDAKGIAAAMLAAGAALAEAGEDRVDLLFVVGEEKGSDGARAANRLPATSRFLVNGEPTESRLAVGCKGSLRVHLRTRGREAHSAYPHLGQSAIEPMLELLPSLKSLDWPTDERLGDTTVNIGTIRGGTEANIIPGNCEVELMFRLVGPVDVVKAQLERWVDGRAEITYGSHIPAQFFHTIGGFETSPVAYTSDIPLLDRWGTPLLFGPGSIHVAHTPDEYIDVAELRAAVEHYQRLVRALLDT